A portion of the Paenibacillus hamazuiensis genome contains these proteins:
- a CDS encoding TnpV protein → MELTYTRQGDYLLPNLTLSEAEMTIGKYGMMRKTFLKTERKGMYAHLMLSEQLNRHLADIDRTAREQIDRTMQEMLASHPAPDKASDPLGWTGHMNNLKQQAEELILAELIYH, encoded by the coding sequence ATGGAACTGACGTACACGCGGCAAGGGGATTATCTGCTGCCCAACCTGACTCTGAGCGAAGCGGAGATGACCATCGGGAAGTACGGGATGATGCGCAAGACGTTTCTGAAAACCGAGCGGAAGGGCATGTACGCCCATCTGATGTTGTCGGAGCAGTTGAACCGGCATCTGGCGGACATCGACCGGACGGCGCGGGAGCAGATCGACCGGACGATGCAGGAGATGCTCGCGTCTCACCCGGCGCCGGACAAGGCGAGCGATCCGCTGGGCTGGACGGGACACATGAACAACCTGAAGCAGCAGGCAGAGGAATTAATTCTCGCGGAACTGATTTATCATTAA
- a CDS encoding helix-turn-helix domain-containing protein: MNDLTRYKLLAKAKVPPAAKLLYSYLMDRAGGRHGCVLLSGKKLALEVGLSPSTVRRNLHRLQLTGLIRITARYSEEGIRLTNQITFR, encoded by the coding sequence ATGAACGATCTCACACGGTATAAACTGCTGGCCAAAGCGAAGGTCCCTCCTGCAGCAAAGCTATTGTACAGCTACCTGATGGACCGCGCGGGCGGGCGGCACGGCTGCGTCTTGTTGTCCGGCAAAAAGCTGGCTTTGGAGGTGGGGCTCTCTCCTTCCACTGTCCGCCGAAATCTGCATCGCCTGCAACTTACTGGACTCATTCGGATTACGGCCCGTTATTCGGAGGAAGGCATTCGCCTCACCAATCAAATAACGTTTCGGTAA
- a CDS encoding DUF5704 domain-containing protein — protein MRRDQLCSNTTPKQCGDPRSGQHASFLDQQVRQVGQEPNPPIPGQPVTTYYEVSEALVTEGMWKAGMGDIKDNDDLYLYAIMVSIDGNGNVRKGPFYTLDEIKRAEPWAHPDDLDDYFGIHVPYRSAEFPVDVIAKTVDGTVIQKPEVTFLKGKYKVGETIDHEFPETIEDNGKTYTIVRSYLSPKQDPTRKDWLQENPETNPKVRTRSFTVHLGGTDAVAEYAENNPVKAIYQKEDGTKLKEVDKGVFATGDEANHTFEEQVTYGGQTYEIIRSYITNNTKPDEKLFIQEKGDPNLKERSILVGSGGSNFIGIYKIPSSVTVTSRIEAPETVDQNVTEVDGDFVFEVESLKNLKSYEITDIRNARLVQTGDKTGTLSGTSTSKTIPIKIPFTSGDKVSVQITVVVKDVDGNTGDSTSDHSVRKGDGGGEPQPGDSQQAEAMEPNVSAVIQADARGSEIFDVLQGIPTSESLYVNALAKSYLYRNTFTETTGTKQYPIQVSKTYTLTWTETRSGPPDADGNPTTITVPRSDTQTVTKNYLIERKYSFWTIQNLEVYSIQKATVSNYALPSGTVTLEPNGYTPPTVSAAHDASLSAHITDPVYSNVTLPGQTISGGSSRPSVPNEDWKSTAESAIGKIKVKNDSFVFNGNTIMDNRIVEEKAPTPGAIPEPPMIGQDVLYGKGYLIDASKTNKANQPSTGTIFYTLVKGIGGGENKSFPIGGINPVTVHTPVVNYASVSDDQDHNQKTTPTAGRSALILDRPFTVTIPTSGPHKDIKGYGNRDYAKYVRDKQVRFPFDVYKADRTTLVPKDTWVSIPVGQMQTTFYLPVWVDEGHYDVLFRTFAENSPASFTSQMNANLDLSNHVAAQAVPVEVIGRLYDFRITDIADFAWESVFRTQKGSATPTGNVYWVGTKGIDGAARGNTPPYMLPVRQGSHSESGKKNVAVKTGYHVKFEVMTKGNMFGSGDGILITPTFYFVDSKGKNRQEVDLYYHSGSQRFIRIGSSDDVEKRYVTLDARLRNVPKQELTDTAATLWSLNGSPGDRQTFIEQYVKDAQKPTYVGGYDIMLLPPQLRTFVGSMQVPSGIDAARANASVQKWFGEYSLPAAPYVVPKGFNLAEYGRTHRLDDHAPVFLKDGYIIVNFNIETIRNQDLNHPHLQYKNAPLDNQWRMEGFQPSFVDPYGATFSLLDGDVVFYHANLSSYDDFGTGGTH, from the coding sequence GTGCGTCGTGACCAATTATGTTCGAATACGACGCCCAAGCAGTGCGGCGATCCGAGAAGCGGCCAACACGCTTCTTTTTTGGACCAGCAAGTACGGCAAGTAGGACAGGAACCGAATCCGCCCATCCCCGGCCAGCCTGTCACGACCTATTACGAAGTCAGCGAGGCGCTCGTCACGGAAGGTATGTGGAAAGCGGGCATGGGCGACATCAAAGACAACGACGACTTATATTTGTATGCCATCATGGTGTCTATCGACGGAAACGGCAACGTACGCAAAGGGCCATTCTATACGTTGGATGAGATCAAGAGGGCCGAACCTTGGGCGCATCCGGACGATTTGGACGATTATTTCGGCATTCATGTACCCTATCGAAGCGCGGAATTTCCCGTCGATGTCATCGCAAAAACCGTTGACGGCACAGTCATTCAAAAACCAGAAGTTACATTTCTAAAGGGCAAATACAAAGTCGGGGAAACGATCGATCATGAATTTCCCGAAACGATTGAGGACAACGGAAAAACGTATACGATCGTTCGCTCCTATTTATCGCCCAAGCAGGACCCGACGCGGAAAGACTGGCTGCAAGAAAATCCCGAAACGAATCCGAAGGTGCGAACGCGAAGCTTTACGGTGCATCTGGGCGGAACGGACGCGGTTGCCGAATATGCGGAGAACAATCCGGTGAAAGCCATCTATCAAAAAGAAGACGGCACCAAACTCAAAGAAGTGGACAAAGGCGTTTTCGCTACCGGGGATGAGGCGAATCATACGTTCGAAGAGCAAGTCACATATGGCGGTCAAACGTATGAGATCATCCGATCTTATATTACAAATAATACCAAACCCGACGAGAAGCTGTTCATTCAGGAAAAAGGCGACCCCAACCTCAAAGAGCGCTCCATTCTGGTGGGATCGGGCGGCTCCAACTTTATCGGCATTTACAAAATTCCCTCCTCGGTAACGGTCACGTCCCGGATTGAAGCGCCGGAAACGGTCGACCAAAACGTGACCGAAGTGGACGGGGATTTTGTTTTTGAAGTCGAGTCGCTAAAGAATTTGAAGTCATACGAGATCACGGATATTCGAAATGCCAGGCTCGTTCAAACGGGCGACAAAACCGGAACCCTCTCCGGCACGTCAACGAGTAAAACGATTCCGATCAAAATCCCGTTCACGTCCGGAGACAAAGTGAGCGTGCAAATCACCGTCGTCGTGAAGGATGTGGACGGCAATACGGGGGATTCGACATCGGACCATTCGGTGCGTAAAGGCGACGGGGGCGGAGAACCTCAACCTGGCGATTCCCAGCAGGCCGAAGCGATGGAGCCGAACGTTTCTGCCGTCATTCAGGCGGATGCGCGCGGCTCAGAAATATTTGATGTGCTGCAAGGCATTCCGACTTCAGAGAGCCTGTATGTGAACGCTTTGGCCAAATCGTACTTGTACCGAAACACGTTCACGGAAACGACCGGCACGAAGCAATACCCGATTCAGGTGAGTAAAACATATACCCTTACCTGGACGGAGACGCGATCCGGCCCGCCCGATGCGGACGGGAATCCGACGACCATTACCGTTCCGCGTTCAGATACACAGACGGTCACCAAAAACTATTTGATTGAACGCAAGTACAGCTTCTGGACGATTCAAAATCTCGAAGTGTACAGCATTCAAAAGGCGACGGTCTCCAATTATGCGCTTCCTTCGGGGACGGTTACACTGGAGCCGAATGGCTATACGCCGCCAACCGTTTCCGCCGCGCATGATGCGTCGCTCAGCGCGCATATTACCGATCCGGTTTATTCGAATGTGACGCTGCCCGGACAAACGATTTCCGGCGGTTCCAGCCGGCCTTCCGTACCGAACGAGGACTGGAAGTCAACTGCAGAAAGCGCCATCGGCAAGATTAAGGTGAAAAACGACTCGTTCGTTTTTAACGGAAATACGATTATGGACAATCGAATCGTTGAAGAAAAAGCGCCGACGCCGGGGGCGATACCGGAACCGCCGATGATTGGGCAAGATGTGCTGTACGGCAAAGGTTATCTCATTGACGCTTCCAAAACGAACAAAGCGAATCAGCCGAGTACCGGCACCATCTTTTATACGCTGGTCAAGGGCATTGGCGGCGGAGAAAACAAGAGCTTTCCGATCGGCGGCATCAATCCGGTGACCGTGCATACGCCGGTGGTGAACTACGCCTCGGTGTCGGACGATCAGGACCACAACCAGAAGACAACACCGACAGCGGGAAGATCCGCGCTTATTCTGGACCGGCCCTTTACCGTGACGATTCCGACAAGCGGCCCGCACAAGGACATCAAGGGCTACGGCAATCGGGATTATGCCAAGTATGTGAGGGACAAGCAGGTACGCTTTCCGTTCGATGTGTACAAAGCGGATCGCACGACGCTCGTCCCCAAGGACACGTGGGTATCCATCCCGGTCGGCCAGATGCAGACGACCTTCTATTTGCCCGTTTGGGTGGACGAGGGCCATTACGACGTGTTATTCCGAACGTTTGCCGAGAATAGTCCGGCCTCCTTTACGTCCCAGATGAATGCCAATCTGGACTTGTCCAACCATGTGGCTGCGCAGGCGGTTCCGGTGGAAGTGATCGGCCGCCTTTATGACTTCCGCATCACCGACATTGCCGATTTTGCATGGGAATCGGTGTTCCGCACCCAAAAGGGCAGCGCGACGCCGACAGGAAACGTCTATTGGGTCGGCACGAAAGGCATTGACGGCGCGGCGAGAGGAAATACTCCTCCCTACATGCTGCCGGTACGGCAAGGCAGTCACTCGGAGAGCGGCAAGAAAAACGTAGCGGTCAAAACGGGTTACCATGTCAAATTCGAAGTCATGACGAAAGGCAACATGTTCGGCTCGGGCGACGGCATCCTCATTACACCGACGTTTTATTTTGTGGACAGCAAGGGGAAGAACAGGCAGGAAGTCGATCTTTACTATCATTCAGGCAGTCAGCGGTTTATTCGTATCGGTTCCAGCGACGATGTTGAGAAACGGTATGTGACGCTCGACGCTCGCCTGCGCAATGTGCCGAAGCAGGAGTTGACCGACACTGCCGCAACGCTTTGGTCGCTAAACGGTTCGCCCGGAGACAGGCAGACGTTTATCGAACAATATGTAAAGGATGCGCAGAAGCCGACGTATGTGGGCGGCTACGATATCATGCTGCTGCCGCCTCAGCTTCGGACGTTTGTCGGAAGCATGCAGGTGCCCTCCGGCATCGATGCGGCCCGCGCCAACGCTTCGGTGCAGAAGTGGTTTGGCGAATACAGCTTGCCCGCCGCGCCGTACGTGGTGCCGAAAGGCTTCAATCTGGCCGAGTACGGCCGCACGCACCGGCTGGACGACCATGCGCCCGTATTTCTGAAGGATGGGTACATCATCGTCAATTTCAACATCGAAACGATCCGCAATCAAGACTTGAACCACCCGCATCTGCAATACAAAAACGCGCCGCTGGACAATCAGTGGCGGATGGAAGGGTTTCAGCCCAGCTTCGTCGATCCATACGGGGCAACGTTCTCCCTGCTGGACGGCGACGTCGTCTTTTATCATGCCAATTTGTCCAGCTACGACGACTTTGGGACGGGAGGCACCCATTAA
- a CDS encoding stalk domain-containing protein produces the protein MRKWIIAGLAAAMLCSLFTVTASAAIRPPSFVSVVMDGQKIWFPDAQAFVDENNRTLVPIRFIAEQMGANVGWEPEAMTVPIERDDLHIVLTIGDSKALVNGKEMAFDSQAITSGGRTFVPLRFVSEALGAEVNWNSPTSTVFISTQEDANAKYDEWGRLIRTTHLPKNAKDYPYILADVPNEAYEMAYPYSHPTDSKVSSVLYSTIPEFNKKNVDIWMSRLKTFGALWLNVDYKTIDDTWAQAVFATKVQSSNAELKYIRRYAEWVKENKIQIEGYLDPEPSMIYRNGFGDNYVRSKFRIKFVSFKENKDLIYDERFPNQQTFEKGVWYEGYTDISMSTNVGGNWGPTLKVSPSASLFYNHTMKRME, from the coding sequence GTGAGAAAATGGATAATTGCAGGACTTGCCGCCGCGATGCTTTGCAGCTTGTTCACCGTAACAGCAAGCGCGGCGATCCGACCTCCGTCTTTTGTCAGCGTCGTTATGGATGGACAAAAAATCTGGTTTCCCGATGCGCAAGCATTTGTCGATGAAAACAACCGGACGCTCGTGCCGATTCGATTCATCGCGGAACAGATGGGCGCAAACGTAGGCTGGGAGCCCGAAGCGATGACCGTACCGATTGAGCGGGACGACCTGCATATTGTGCTTACGATCGGCGATAGCAAGGCGCTCGTCAACGGCAAAGAAATGGCCTTCGATTCGCAGGCGATCACCAGCGGCGGCCGGACGTTTGTCCCGCTGCGTTTTGTCAGCGAAGCGCTGGGGGCGGAAGTGAATTGGAATAGCCCGACATCGACCGTCTTCATTTCCACACAAGAAGACGCCAATGCGAAGTACGATGAATGGGGCCGCCTGATTCGCACAACCCATTTGCCGAAGAACGCGAAAGATTACCCGTACATTCTGGCCGATGTGCCGAATGAAGCCTATGAAATGGCCTATCCCTACTCGCATCCTACGGACAGCAAGGTTTCTTCGGTGCTCTATTCGACCATACCGGAATTCAATAAGAAGAACGTGGACATTTGGATGAGCCGACTGAAAACGTTTGGTGCACTTTGGCTGAACGTGGATTACAAAACGATTGACGATACGTGGGCGCAGGCGGTATTTGCCACGAAAGTGCAAAGCTCCAATGCGGAATTGAAATATATCCGGCGGTATGCGGAGTGGGTGAAAGAAAACAAGATTCAGATCGAAGGATACCTTGATCCCGAGCCTTCCATGATCTACCGGAATGGATTTGGCGATAATTATGTTCGTTCCAAATTCAGAATTAAATTTGTTTCGTTTAAGGAAAACAAAGACTTAATTTACGATGAAAGGTTCCCCAATCAACAAACTTTTGAAAAAGGAGTTTGGTACGAAGGCTACACCGACATCTCGATGTCTACGAATGTGGGAGGCAACTGGGGTCCCACGCTAAAAGTAAGTCCGAGTGCAAGTTTATTCTACAACCATACGATGAAAAGGATGGAGTAG
- a CDS encoding ATPase, T2SS/T4P/T4SS family: MMFVLNALLIVGILIAIGVLLYLRMSRRLPEQPDEKPVYTLEAMTVFVKEALHEMTSSSLIDFGLSEEEYRRRKNKRAELKKALRGCTSGDLRDKAYVKQVIADLLEQRYHLDDNNLNRLLPFEDQQALTSQDQFDILLYLFKKQHRLRALDELIRKYELDRPKRSLDDEETESYRITADEIRDIYKEEARKLSAEDKTQIVVQRIYQQYKGFSVIDEIRDMKIDGVSGGVSGIPPSMWEGEWSLEEEALLREVPRSHDSVWLFYKGKSIHLSFLSFGSEQELRRVCQNVYKHNFPGQLSEANGFKMNEMADGSRVVVLRPRFSESWAFFVRKFDVQNAALEQLIQDDNAELPIGLIRYLVMGERITAITGAQGSGKTTLLMAMVRYIPAILPIRVQEMSFELQLRKIYRERNILSLRETETISGQDGLDIQKKTDGSVNILGEVATDPVAAWMVQMAQVASLFTLFTHHAKTFRDLVYSLRNSLLKTGVFTNEKVAEQQVVSVINFDIHLRRDADGHRYIERITECVPVEQETAYPETFRLKTTTEEKMTAFMETMLEYFRRSTDRPLYVARNVIEYRDGRYVAVHPLSERSRKEIAACLAGPDQAAFEAFLAVHWGDRDEA, from the coding sequence ATGATGTTCGTGCTGAACGCTTTGCTTATCGTGGGCATACTGATCGCAATCGGCGTTCTGCTCTATTTGCGCATGAGCCGCCGCTTACCGGAGCAGCCGGACGAAAAACCGGTCTATACGCTGGAAGCGATGACCGTGTTCGTGAAAGAGGCGCTGCACGAGATGACAAGCAGCAGCCTGATCGACTTCGGCTTGTCGGAAGAAGAATACCGCCGCCGCAAAAACAAGCGCGCGGAACTGAAAAAAGCGCTGCGGGGCTGCACGTCCGGAGATTTGCGGGACAAGGCGTATGTGAAGCAGGTCATCGCCGATTTGCTTGAGCAGCGCTACCATCTGGACGACAATAACCTGAATCGCCTCCTGCCGTTTGAAGACCAACAGGCGCTCACATCGCAAGATCAGTTTGACATCCTGCTCTATCTGTTTAAGAAACAGCATCGATTGAGAGCGCTGGACGAACTGATCCGCAAATACGAGCTGGACCGCCCCAAACGGAGCTTGGATGACGAAGAGACCGAGTCGTACCGGATTACCGCCGACGAAATCCGCGATATATACAAGGAGGAAGCGCGCAAGTTGTCTGCCGAGGACAAAACGCAGATCGTTGTGCAACGGATCTATCAGCAGTACAAAGGGTTTAGCGTCATCGATGAAATCCGCGACATGAAAATCGACGGCGTATCGGGCGGCGTCTCCGGCATCCCGCCCTCGATGTGGGAAGGCGAGTGGAGCCTGGAGGAAGAAGCGCTGCTGCGCGAGGTGCCAAGGTCGCATGACAGCGTGTGGCTGTTTTATAAAGGGAAATCCATTCATTTGAGCTTCCTATCCTTCGGCTCGGAGCAAGAACTGAGGCGCGTGTGCCAGAACGTGTACAAACATAACTTCCCCGGCCAATTGTCCGAGGCGAACGGCTTTAAGATGAACGAAATGGCCGATGGCTCCCGCGTCGTCGTGCTGCGCCCCCGGTTCAGCGAATCGTGGGCTTTTTTTGTGCGCAAATTCGATGTGCAAAACGCCGCGCTCGAACAATTGATTCAGGACGACAACGCCGAGCTTCCCATTGGGCTGATCCGATATCTCGTCATGGGCGAGCGCATCACGGCCATCACCGGCGCGCAGGGCAGCGGCAAAACGACGCTCTTGATGGCGATGGTGCGCTACATTCCGGCCATCTTGCCGATCCGGGTGCAGGAAATGAGCTTTGAGCTTCAGCTTCGGAAAATATACCGGGAACGCAACATTTTAAGCTTGCGGGAAACGGAAACGATCTCCGGGCAGGACGGTTTGGACATCCAGAAAAAAACGGACGGTTCGGTCAATATTTTGGGAGAAGTGGCGACCGACCCGGTTGCGGCCTGGATGGTGCAGATGGCGCAGGTCGCTTCGCTGTTCACCTTGTTTACGCATCACGCCAAAACGTTCCGCGATCTCGTCTATTCGCTCCGCAACTCGCTGCTGAAGACAGGGGTGTTTACGAACGAAAAAGTGGCCGAGCAGCAGGTCGTCAGCGTCATCAACTTCGACATTCACCTCAGGCGGGACGCGGACGGACATCGCTACATCGAACGGATTACCGAATGCGTTCCGGTGGAGCAGGAGACGGCCTATCCGGAGACGTTCCGCCTCAAAACGACGACCGAGGAGAAAATGACGGCGTTCATGGAGACGATGCTGGAATATTTCCGCCGCTCGACGGACCGCCCGCTTTATGTCGCGCGGAACGTCATCGAATACCGCGACGGACGCTATGTCGCCGTTCATCCGTTGTCCGAGCGAAGCCGCAAGGAAATCGCCGCATGCCTCGCCGGGCCGGACCAGGCGGCGTTCGAGGCGTTTTTGGCGGTTCACTGGGGGGATCGCGATGAAGCTTGA
- a CDS encoding SAF domain-containing protein, whose product MSWTYRHRKALIIAAIAVSVCLLAAAAIYSLIKQSEQEQKQQQMKEHYERQIEELKTIEEQSRRSVWTVAHTVPAGGAVKAEDLKSILMPANLVPQGMITDQNAAIGKSAKIELQPGTPLIPSMLYEGAPIPKDLRVQEFQVIQLPSNLQKGQYIDVRINFPTGEDFVLLAKKKARELSGNVIWLEMNELDLLRTSSAIIDAYLQGARLYALPYIEPGLQESAVVNYPANSKVLDLMDHDPNLLEKATTELARQLRTTLDDNLKAMSESDKLRVTSGSVTVQQQLQNERIVTQQGNTMHEATPSPPPAGATATVDHESPAAQPLPTSSVPTTMSENRPETPEEPTSTVSTDPAPASSPGEPAKVDKLEQIFNQ is encoded by the coding sequence ATGTCGTGGACGTATCGGCACCGCAAGGCGCTTATCATCGCGGCGATTGCCGTAAGCGTTTGTTTACTGGCTGCTGCGGCCATTTATTCTCTGATTAAGCAATCAGAGCAAGAGCAGAAACAGCAGCAGATGAAGGAACATTATGAAAGGCAAATCGAAGAACTGAAAACGATAGAGGAACAATCGCGCAGAAGCGTTTGGACTGTGGCGCACACCGTTCCGGCCGGCGGCGCCGTGAAGGCGGAAGACCTCAAGTCTATCCTGATGCCTGCGAATCTGGTGCCGCAAGGGATGATTACTGATCAGAACGCGGCCATCGGCAAAAGCGCCAAAATCGAATTGCAGCCCGGAACGCCGCTGATACCATCCATGCTGTATGAGGGCGCGCCAATCCCGAAGGATTTGCGGGTGCAGGAGTTTCAAGTCATTCAGCTTCCCTCCAATCTGCAAAAGGGACAGTACATCGACGTGCGAATCAACTTCCCGACTGGCGAGGATTTTGTCCTGCTGGCGAAGAAGAAGGCGCGGGAGTTGTCCGGCAATGTCATCTGGCTGGAAATGAACGAGCTGGATCTATTACGGACTTCAAGCGCGATCATCGATGCCTACTTGCAAGGCGCGCGGCTGTATGCCCTGCCCTACATCGAGCCGGGCTTGCAGGAATCGGCAGTAGTCAATTATCCCGCCAATTCGAAGGTGCTCGACTTGATGGATCATGATCCGAACCTGCTCGAAAAAGCGACAACCGAGCTTGCCCGCCAACTGCGAACGACACTGGATGACAATCTGAAGGCGATGAGCGAGTCGGACAAACTGCGCGTAACGAGCGGAAGCGTAACGGTGCAGCAGCAATTGCAAAACGAACGGATTGTCACGCAGCAAGGCAATACCATGCATGAGGCGACCCCATCGCCGCCACCGGCAGGCGCAACGGCTACGGTCGATCACGAATCGCCAGCTGCGCAGCCGCTGCCCACCTCTTCCGTTCCGACAACGATGAGTGAGAATCGACCGGAAACGCCAGAGGAGCCTACATCAACTGTTTCAACAGATCCGGCGCCAGCTTCGTCGCCTGGAGAGCCTGCAAAAGTGGATAAATTGGAGCAAATTTTTAATCAGTGA